Genomic segment of Lemur catta isolate mLemCat1 chromosome 2, mLemCat1.pri, whole genome shotgun sequence:
TATTCAAGCTGGGAGTGTCCTGGGTAGATGGGGCAAGTTGGTTACCTTAGACCCAAGGTGAGAGGAGGActcagcctgggcctggggaagAGAAGAGCCCCTGGTCTGGGCTATTGAAGGTTGCGGGGTGGGGCGGTGGGCCCTTGCAGAGACACCTGCCCAAACCGGTGTGGCTGGATTCCTGGAGGCCCCTGGAaggcagcagagggagagggagcccACTGACAGGGCCCTTCCGctcagctgcccccacccccaccccctgaaATCCAAGCCCCAGGGGCTGGATGAGCTGGACAAACCGCCCCCAGATTCCCTGAGCCCATCACAGTGGCCATTCTCCAGCCTGCTGTCCTCATCCTCACCCTCCAGCCTCAGTGGGGCCACCAGCTTGACCCCTCATCCCGGAGCAGCGCTTCCTGTGGGGAGGCCTGGGGCCATGCAGAGGGAACCCTGGCTCCTACCTTCCAGACCAGTAGGTCGGCGCTGGCCTCAGTCTCTCTATGTGGATGGGGAAGGCATCCTAACTTTTCTGGGGTCACAGACCCCTTTGCAAATCTGGTGAAAGTATAAACCTCTCTTGCAAAAAAATGCTAAAACCCATTCCCAGAAGCAATGTCCCACCCCTGGGTTTGGAACACTAAGCAATCCTTGAGGTTAGAACCCTTTATAAATAAAGGCCCACTGGTAGGTGAGGCCGCACCGAGCTGGGGCGAGTGgtgcccccagccctcctggcaTGGGCACCAGCCTCCCTCGGAGGAGTGTGGAGGAGAGGGGCTCCCCCAGCTGAGGGTCCTCCGCTCTGGAAAGCAGCCCTCCCCTTTTCAGATAACGATAACCCAGTTCCTGCTACCCAAGGAAGGGCTTGAGAGAATTCATGAACCCCCTAAAATGAGAGGCACATGTTTGTGGGAGTATATTAAATGGCTCTCTGACCCAAAGAGGTTAAGAAGCTTGCTGTTCCATGACCTGTCCCAGGAGGAGTCAGCATTTGAGCTTCAGTCAGTGTGGCTCCCAGGCTGCCCCCCtggaaaggcagggctgaggcaCACTGGGCCGTGCCCCCATGTCCACCCTGTGGTGTCCTGGCCTGGGAGGCCTGAAGGGCCACTCACCCAGGGAAGAGAACCAGGTCCTGGGCTGCACTCCCACCCTGAgtgcctgccctcccccacctccacaaCAGGCCCTTTATCCCCTGGCCCCTGGAGACCTGGGCAGCTCAGCTCGGCCCCCAGTTTCAGCagcgggggctgggagggcacACCTGAGCTGAGACAGAAGTGGGGGGGTAGTTTTCTAGGCCGTTGCCAGGGCGATGTCACCTGAGCTGGGCGCCAGGCACCTGTTGCCCTGGGAACAGTGCGGGTGGGGCCCTTCCCCCGGGAGGCACCAGGGCCACTGGGCTGAGACTGGGGACAGATCGGGTTCCAGAGAGTCCCAGATGGTGGGGGACAGGTGAGGGGGTGTGTGATACTGGGGGAGCTGGGGTGCCTTTGCTTCCCGAAACTAGGCGGGGACAGGGTGAAGATGGTAGGGGACAGGGTGGTAGAGGGAGGCTCAGGAAGGCAGGCTGAAGTCCCCGCACCCCTGCTGCCACTCTGTCCTCAGCCAGTTATTTTTTTGCTGTTCCCACTCTCATTCCTTACCCCTCAATTGTCTCAGTCTTCCCATTCCTTCATGCCTGGGTTCCCACAAGCAGGGACACTCTTCCTCCCTGAGCCCTCCGGGTCACAGCATTCCCCCCCTTGACCCCCAGGCCCCTATCCCACCTCCTGCCCACACACCCACTCCCACTGCCCTGGTCGTCCCGTCACTCAGGTTTCCCCAATCACCCGTCCCTGCACTTCACTCTGCTCCTCCCTTGCTGGCCCATAAAACCCCGCCTGCAGGCAGCCGAGCGGCAGAGTCCCCAGGTGGCACCGGCAGAGGATGCACTGCTGAGTGTGAGCCTGCGCCAGCCGGGGGAAGGGACGTGGCTGTCCTCAGCCTGACAGTGGGTCTGGAGGACCCATGCGAGCGTGGCCTGGACGTGACTGCAGGGCATCCGATGGGTGTCAGCCCCTAAACGGGACACAAGCCACTCAGCTGAGCAGGACCTGAGTCTGCTTTTGTGTGCGGTAAGGATCAGAGACGCACCTGTGAGAGGCACGGAGAGGAGACGCCTTTCAAGAGACCCACAGATGTGAGGACTGCCCTGGCCTGAGGACCCCGACAAACCTCCCCCCTCCTGCTAGGCACTGAGACCCCAGCTCAACACCTCCGACAAACACTCCGAGTCACCCAGGCCGCCTGGGGCTGAGAAGACCCAACCCAGGGGGCAGATGGCTTCAACTGCCCTGGAACTCCTGGGCATGACGCTGGCTGTGCTGGGCTGGCTGGGGACCCTGGTGTCCTGCGCCCTGCCTCTGTGGAAGGTGACCGCCTTCATCGGCAACAGCATTGTGGTGGCCCAGGTGGTGTGGGAGGGGCTGTGGATGTCCTGCGTGGTGCAGAGCACTGGCCAGATGCAGTGCAAGGTGTATGACTCGCTGCTGGCGCTGCCCCAGGACCTGCAGGCCGCCCGTGCCCTCTGCGTCGTCGCCCTTCTGCTGGCCCTGCTCGGCCTGCTGGTGGCCATCACGGGCGCCCAGTGCACCACATGCGTGGAGGACGAAGGCGCCAAGGCCCGCATTGTGCTCACTGCGGGGGTCATCCTCCTCCTGGCCGGCATCCTGGTGCTCATCCCTGTGTGCTGGACAGCCCACGCCGTCATCCAGGACTTCTACAACCCCCTGGTGGCCGAGGCCCTCAAACGGGAGCTGGGGGCCTCCCTCTACCTGGGCTGGGCCGCGTCTGCGCTGCTCATGTTGGGCGGGGGGCTGCTCTGCTGCacgtgccccccaccccaggccgaTGGGCCCCGCGGGCCCAGGCTGGGCTACTCCATCCCCTCTCGCTCTGGGGCGTCTGGACTGGACAAGAGGGACTATGTGTGAGGCACAGGCGTTGGCCCTGGCCCGGAGCTGGCCTGGCAATTTATGCCTCCCGAACCCTGGTCTTCTACCAACATcaaccccctcccctccagggAAACCACTTTCCAAAACCTCAAGCCAGACCCGGCTCCAGGGCTCAGTCAGCTGGCCTGCCTTAGTGGTGTCCCTAGCTCACGTTCTTCCCCCCACCCAGACAGGGCCAGAACTTTTGAGCACCTtggccagccctgcctcccccataCCTACTTCCTCTGCTGTCTAAGACAGAGGctggccctcccctgccccaggaacCTGGGCCTCACCCAAAGGGCAGTAGCTAGTTGGCTCCATCACGCCCCCCCCAtcaccccccgccccacccaggAGCTGGGAATAAAAGAGCGTTTGGAACTGGGCTCCCTCTGATCTGTGCGCCAGTGCTGGGCAGGGACAGCTGGATGGCTGGCCTGTGGTGGATGTCAGGCCAAGGCCTTCTCCAGGTGCTGCCTGGTGAGTACCTCATTCAGGCCATGGGGTCTGAGCCAGGGAGGACATGGGACAGAGGATCATGAATGACTTATGCTCACTCACCCTCTAGCCAGGTTGTGCACTCAGTAGCCCCCAGGAACACCAAAGGCACATAACAAGACATGCTTTATTTAGTAAAACCTTGTGAGTGTGGGTGGGTAGGGCAGaagtgttggggggaggggggtgtctACAGCATAGGTGGGACCTGACCCAGGGAGGGGTCGTGGTAACAGGACGGAGGAGCCAGAGTTCAGAAGATCTGAAGGTGGGTCGTTCTTTGGTAATTTATCACCTGCTCTTCCAGGGCTGAGAAGAGGGGCTCAAGGGCCCCTGGGATTTCCAGAGGCCTGACCAGGAAGGCGGTGGCTGTCCCTTTAAGTCTAGGGAAGGCCagcccccagcagcagcaggaactCTTAGGGACAGTCTGTCTTGTCACAAAGGCCAGCACAGCAAGCAGCCTTCATACTGGTTCTAAAGCTTCAGGTTGGCTTCCAATATAGGGGTGTCCATGGTGGAGAAAGATCCAGAAACTCAAAGCGTCACCTCTTTGGCTCCATCATCCAAAGGTGAGAAATGCCAACAGCAGAGCCCAAGTGGCCGTTTGAGTCTGAGTCATCTTCTTGGTTCAGTtaccaaatgtattttaaaaatacccccccaaaataaaaacagcaaaaagcagaaacagaagATAAGAACCTACCCCAAAGCTGCTGGGCGTCACCATCTTTTGATGGTCCCAGCTCAGGGGTGAAGGCTCCACTGGAGCCTTCATTCTCCTACCCACATCAGACATAATTCTTGGTGGGGTACTCGGAGGGCCCGCGAGAGGCGGCAGGGGCAGATGCCGAGTAGCGAGCCATGTAATGGCTGGGGCCCCGGGACCCCCCTGAGGGGCAAGTGCAGCACAGCAGCCCCCCACCCAGGAACAAAAGGCCTGAGGCTGCCCAGCCCAGGTAGAGGGAGGCCCCCAGCTCCCGCTTTTGGGCATCAGCCACCAGGGGATTGTAGAAGTCCTGGATGATGGCATTGGCTGTCCAGCAGATGGGTACCAGGATCAGGACCCCTGAGATGACAAAGATGATCCCAGAGGTGAGCACCAGGCGGGCCTTGGAATCCTTGTCCTCTACGCAGTTGGTACACTTGGCCCCAGCAAGGTAGACCAGCAGGCCGAGCAGGGCCACAAGGAGGGCGATGACACAGAGGGCACGGGCGGCCTGCAGGTCCTGGGGCAGCGCCAGCAGCGAGTCGTACACCTTGCACTGCATCTGGCCAGTGCTCTGCACCACGCAGGACATCCACAGCCCCTCCCACACCACCTGGGCCACCACAATGCTGTTGCCGATGAAAGCGGTCACCTTCCACATGGGCAGGGCGCAGGACACCAGGGCATTCACCCAGCCCAGCAGAGTCAGGACAACTCCCAGGATCTGCAGCCCAGCAGAGGCCATGATGAGTGTGACAGGGCTGCACTGCACTGGGGGACAGAAGCAAAGCAACATTTAGCCTGGCAGGCCCAGGTCCTATGGCACAGCCACCACCCAGGAGACCACGAGCACACACCCTGGGAGTTGGTCACCACATCCTGCAACACGGGCAGAATGTGCTCCCTGAGCCTCACTTCCCACCGGCACACGGGGCATTTCATGCTtcagcctttctttttctccctggtATTCCCGCCCTGGCAGTTTGAGTGTAAATGAAAGACGGTGATATAAAGCCCACGCAATGCCAGTCCATGGCCTTAGCCACTTCTGAGTACATGTTATCAAGCAGCAAAGTGGCCAAAAGGGGGATGAGAAGAGTGCAATTTCCAGGCAGTGCTGTGGGGTGCACAGATGGCGGTTTGGCTCTAGCCCTGGGTCTCAAGCTCAAAACTTGTCTGTTTCAACACTAAGATTGGAGATCCCAAGCTTCCTGCCACCACCCAGTGTCCAAACCCCTCACCCCAACTTGCTTCCAAGCCCTAGGCTGGTGGATACCAGCCTGATCTTGAGATCTTGTGTTAGGAGTCTGGCCCACCCCCACCAACCATGAGCCACCTCCTTCCTGAGCCTGGAGGTCACCCAAGCTCCTCAGTCAGGCGgcaggccaggcccagcccaggcctggcccatcCCTGGAGGGGCAGAAGAGGTGGAAAAACGTCATTGATCCTCCCACCATTAATCCCACCCACCGGAAAGCAgtttcttttcctaggccaacaGGTGACTCCCTGGGTCCCACCCTTCCAACCTCCCCTAGGGGCCAGACGGCATACTCTCAAGGTTGGGGGCATTTTCGTGTGTGTACTACACCAAAACGCCTCGCTAGGGTGCTCCCAAACTTCCCAAAAGGAACTAAAACCCTTGGGTTCTCTGCAGTGAAGCAGTTCCTCCACCGCCACCCTGCCCTGCACCTGTCCCCTCACGTCCCACTTCGTGTGGGAGGGAGGTTGCCACGGGAATCAGCTCTGCTCAGGGTCCTGCTGTAGCTCCCCACAAGGCAAAGTTCTTGCAGCGCACggcttagacctaaccctagcgcGGCCCGAGCGAAGGCTCTCGATCCATTTCTCTTAGTCGCCAGTCCAGCCTGGGCCCAGCTTAGGACCTCGGGGGAGACTGGTCGGGGCGGGCCAGCCCGCGcttgccccagcccccaggcccgccCGCCAGGCCTCTGGCCGAGTTAGGGCCGGGGCCACGCCAATCCAGGcgcccctgccctcgcccccttCCTTTTCTACACACTGCGGGCTCCACTCTTTTCGAGGGCGCCCCCGGCCGCTCGCCCACCCGAGCCTGGGAGCCCGGCATCCAGGAGGGCTTTAATGGCGGCGCGGGCCGCAGGGTCGGCTCCTGCaggtgagggggaggggatgCCCGCCCCGGAGAGGcaaggcaggtgggggaggggcgcccCGGGTTTCGGTGCCTTTGTcccgggggagaggggaggggcgtTTAACCCTTCCAGAGCCGACGAAGGATGCGGCGCAGCCCCCGGCTCAGGGACGCGTTGGTCCGCGTGGCCGCCGCCAGGCACGCAGCCCGGCTCTCCACACGCACCCCATCCACACCGCCCCCCGCACCCGGCGCTGCGGGGCGTCTCTCCCCAGCACGCACACCGCCGCCAAGCTCACCTGCCAAGGAGGGTAGAGAAATTCCTAGGACGAACGTGGGGCTGGGGCGGAGGCGGGGGTCTTAAACAGGCGGTGACGTCACTGGACCACCGCcccgggggaggggcagagacccCGTCCCGACTGCAGCCGGCGTGCGAATCCCGACCTCGTCAGAGGGGGGCGCTCCAGGCTAGGGCCGCTGCCCCCGCATCCTGCTGGGGCGCTGGGACCCGGGCTGGCTCCACCCATTGTCCCGACCCACGGAAGGTGAGCGCGGGGAGCGTGGAGCCGAACCGAACTCGAGCCTCGGCTCCATCTACCAGCGGTGTGACATTAGGATCTCACCTAACCttcccgagcctcagtttcctactcTGCAAAATGGAGACCTCAAGCCTGTAACTAGGTCTTGGGGTATAAATTAAGGGCTCATTATTTTGTGTTGTTGTTATACCCGCGGGGCCTTTAGCAAAGCTGCAGTTTTCGCTGCAAGGACTGTTCGTGTCCGATTCGCCCTGCCCCGCCGACCCGGGCTTGAGCACCGAGAAGACAAGGCCGGTGCTGCGGGATCCTGGTGGCTCAAGCGAGTGGGCCCCGTTTGTTGAACGAATGACTGAACGTAGCGGGCCAGGCGGGGCGGGGCGTCCTGGAGCCGCTCTCGGGGCGGGCAGAGCCGAGAGCTCCACCCCGgaaggcgggggcggggcgggggcgctgcTTTGGGTCCCCGCCGGCCGGCGGCGGGCGCAGACGGCGGCGGCCGCGGGACGCGCACCATGGCTCGGGGCTCGCTGTCGCTGCGGCTCCTCGTGCTGGGGCTCGGGCTGGCGCTGCTGCGAGCGGTGGCCGGGGAGCAGGCGCCAGGTACCCGGGGTGCGGGGGCGGGCAACACCGGCGGGGCATCAGGAGCCGGGATTAGGTGCCTGGAGGACAGGGCGGAATTGGGGGGACCAGGCGGGCGTAGGGACCTGGGGTGAAGCGGTCTCAGACACCGC
This window contains:
- the CLDN9 gene encoding claudin-9, with translation MASTALELLGMTLAVLGWLGTLVSCALPLWKVTAFIGNSIVVAQVVWEGLWMSCVVQSTGQMQCKVYDSLLALPQDLQAARALCVVALLLALLGLLVAITGAQCTTCVEDEGAKARIVLTAGVILLLAGILVLIPVCWTAHAVIQDFYNPLVAEALKRELGASLYLGWAASALLMLGGGLLCCTCPPPQADGPRGPRLGYSIPSRSGASGLDKRDYV
- the CLDN6 gene encoding claudin-6 — its product is MASAGLQILGVVLTLLGWVNALVSCALPMWKVTAFIGNSIVVAQVVWEGLWMSCVVQSTGQMQCKVYDSLLALPQDLQAARALCVIALLVALLGLLVYLAGAKCTNCVEDKDSKARLVLTSGIIFVISGVLILVPICWTANAIIQDFYNPLVADAQKRELGASLYLGWAASGLLFLGGGLLCCTCPSGGSRGPSHYMARYSASAPAASRGPSEYPTKNYV